A DNA window from Cutaneotrichosporon cavernicola HIS019 DNA, chromosome: 2 contains the following coding sequences:
- a CDS encoding uncharacterized protein (cell cycle arrest in response to pheromone-related protein) — MKMIHLPPGQRVKIGRQTNTKTVPGERNAYFDSKVLSRTHAEIWEQGGKIFIKDVKSSNGTFVNGVRLSPEGVESDPYQLNTEDMLEFGIDIISEDNRTIIHHKVSAKAYCVFAPDDAAISAREVTAYQNEMRSVRRGGSISQPNTANPLSHMGPSMMSAGGKANGLSFEHVLQKLQNELAKSKETGQELQTLAGAMSEVQDTLGGGLAPSQNGAAAQYIPAQFRNPSAEAQAALAGPHGSSAAAFIALQSQMNDTQSSVATHLERIRQLEGQIQHQDALKLEIAGVRKQMDDSKREMEQLLALSRASENGSHYDDDDDDAQSVATVMPDDDDEDSHRASKSANGSASRGQDDLAARIQALTTEISDALQLSKALQTQHGEAMTAVKQLTQRVGLLESDIAERVSAATVQAEERWEAWRSKFEDKWKKERESWESERERLRGVVREWEEASRRAVEEEEEREMNEQLSGDDELVDEEDDDAQQDVEEGELLAVHNRWQAPHSAGSDGLDLGEVSPAISKPRRRRPSTKTALAMRSLRAVANSSGGASTPKGGRETPPAIKKGRSRELSRDALRRVKGGRGRSGSRPASPNVLNEKESSESGRESADTLRGEKEHVERKLDNGVKKPVVGQSQLPIMTVVIVAAVAGFIYYRHRE, encoded by the exons ATGAAGATGATCCATCTGCCACCAGGACAACGG GTCAAGATTGGCCGCCAGACCAACACCAAGACTGTTCCGGGGGAGCGCAATGCGTACTTTGATTCCAAAGTTCTTTCTCGAACGCATGCCGAGATTTGGGAGCAGGGAGGCAAG ATCTTTATCAAAGATGTCAAGTCGTCGAACGGCACGTTCGTCAATGGCGTCCGCCTCTCGCCCGAGGGTGTTGAAAGCGATCCATACCAGCTCAACACTGAGGACATGTTG GAGTTCGGCATCGACATCATCAGCGAAGATAATCGCACGATCATCCACCACAAAGTTTCCGCAAAGGCGTACTGCGTCTTTGCGCCCGACGACGCTGCTATATCTGCTCG CGAGGTAACTGCGTATCAAAACGAGATGCGCAGCGTCCGCCGTGGAGGGTCGATCTCTCAGCCCAATACTGCCAATCCCCTTAGCCACATGGGGCCCTCTATGATGAGTGCTGGTGGGAAAGCGAACGGACTGAGTTTTGAGCATGTCCTGCAGAAGCTCCAGAACGAGTTGGCCAAGAGCAAGGAGACGGGGCAAGAGCTTCAGACGCTGGCAGGTGCCATGTCAGAGGTGCAGGACACCCTGGGGGGCGGGCTG GCCCCCAGCCAAAACGGTGCAGCCGCGCAGTACATCCCGGCCCAGTTCCGCAATCCTTCCGCCGAGGCTCAAGCGGCGTTAGCAGGGCCTCACGGCTCATCTGCAGCGGCCTTCATTGCTCTCCAATCTCAAATGAACGACACTCAGTCGTCCGTCGCCACGCACCTGGAACGAAtccgccagctcgagggGCAGATTCAACACcaggacgcgctcaagctcgagatTGCAGGTGTGCGCAAACAGATGGACGATAGCAAGCGTGAGATGGAGCAGCTTCTTGCTCTCTCCAGAGCCTCTGAGAATGGCTCCCATTacgacgatgatgacgatgacgcACAATCCGTGGCGACAGTCATGccggacgacgacgacgaggacagccACCGCGCTTCCAAATCAGCTAATGGGAGCGCATCGAGGGGCCAGGACGACCTGGCGGCCCGCATCCAGGCCCTCACAACAGAGATCTCGGACGCTCTTCAGCTGTCCAAAGCGCTCCAGACGCAGCATGGTGAAGCGATGACGGCTGTCAAGCAGCTCACCCAACGAGTAGGGCTACTGGAGAGCGACATTGCCGAGCGGGTCTCTGCTGCAACTGTccaggcggaggagcggTGGGAAGCCTGGCGCTCCAAGTTCGAGGACAAGTGGAAGAAGGAAAGGGAGAGTTGGGAGTCGGAGAGAGAGCGCCTTCGCGGCGTCGTCCGCGAATGGGAGGAAgccagccgccgcgctgtcgaggaggaggaggaacgcgagATGAACGAGCAACTCAGtggagacgacgagctcgtcgacgaggaggacgacgacgcccaGCAAgatgtcgaggaaggtgagctcCTTGCTGTCCACAACCGGTGGCAAGCCCCACACTCCGCTGGCAGtgatggcctcgacctcggcgaggtctCGCCTGCTATCTCCAAGCCTCGAAGGCGCCGACCTAGCACCAAGACAGCTCTCGCGATGCGTAGCCTTCGCGCCGTAGCGAACAGCTCGGGCGGCGCCTCAACACCCAAAGGCGGTCGCGAGACGCCACCTGCAATCAAGAAGGGTCGGTCGCGTGAGCTCTCTAGGGACGCGTTGCGCCGCGTCAAaggagggcgtgggcggTCTGGATCCAGGCCAGCTTCACCCAACGTCCTCAACGAGAAGGAATCCTCGGAGAGTGGGCGCGAGTCGGCCGACACTCTCAGAGGAGAGAAAGAGCATGTGGAGCGCAAGTTGGACAATGGAGTTAAGAAGCCAGTTGTCGGACAG TCTCAGTTACCGATCATGACCGTTGTCATTGTCGCTGCTGTTGCCGGCTTCATCTACTACCGTCACAGGGAGTAA
- a CDS encoding uncharacterized protein (RNA recognition motif), with translation MSKSAYVGHLPQGTSKQDLEDHFKTFGRVVEVRLMSNFGFVEFETTDDVEAACRGLDGKDFMGERLIVERARDSRRRDTWDPMGRPPPRAAPRGRGVRVSVIGINQSTSWQDLKDFGRQGCENVMYADIDHYSGDGVIEFPSMADAEDAIRRLQGAEIQGTPVKLEIKPDGGPRDDRGPPPRDFGRYDDRPPRRDFDRYDDRPPRRDFDDRDRRYGDRPPRRDFDRYDDRRGGYDDRRGGGHDDRRGGDRDRSPPRRERDYPPRD, from the exons ATGTCCAAGAGCGCCTACGTCGGCCACCTGCCCCAGG GCACCAGCAAGCAGGAtctcgaggac CACTTCAAGACCTTTGGTCGTGTGGTCGAGGTGCGCTTGATGTCCAACTTTGGATTTGTCGAGTTTGAGACGACCGAC GATGTCGAGGCTGCCTGCcgcggccttgacggcaAGGACTTTATGGGCGAGAG GCTCATTGttgagcgcgcgcgtgactcgcgccgccgtgaCACTTGGGACCC GATGggtcgccctcctcctcgtgcTGCTccccgcggccgcggcgtccGCGTCTCGGTCATTGGCATTAATCAGTCGACCAGCTGGCAG GACCTCAAGGACTTCGGTCGTCAAGGCTGCGAGAACGTCATGTACGCCGACATCGACCACTATTCGGGCGACGG TGTCATCGAGTTCCCTAGCATGGCAGACGCTGAGGACGCGATCAGGCGTCTCCAAGGAGCTGAGATCCAGGGCACGCCTGTCAAGCTTGAGATCAAGCCA GATGGAGGCCCTCGTGACGACCGTGGCCCGCCTCCCCGCGACTTCGGCCGCTACGACGAccggccgcctcgccgtgACTTTGACCGTTACGACGaccgccctcctcgccgcgactttgacgaccgcgaccgccgcTACGGCGACCGTCCCCCGCGCCGTGACTTTGACCGCTATGATGACCGTCGTGGCGGTTACGACGACCGCCGCGGTGGAGGCCATGACGACCGTCGTGGTGGCGATCGCGaccgctcgccgcctcgtcgtgAGCGCGACTACCCTCCCCGTGACTGA
- a CDS encoding uncharacterized protein (ABC1 family): MKAVVADVWDYKRTFAQEAHLGDALGVLTPEERALRRAARKACHRRSARRIFEALKKNSGVYVKIGQHVAAVQVLPKEWTEAMTPLQDQCFPTRIEDIDAMLKEDLGLGIDDLFVDFDPRPIGVASLAQVHRAVDKRTGRPVAVKFQHADLEEFALIDMATVNFAINFVKHVFPDFEFGWLGEEMNEMLPLEMNFRHEAANSMRCRRDFQHLKGKTSLYLPEILWAERRCLVMEYISGVRVDDLSFLQQHSIDRNQVSKELSRIFSQMVYINGFFHADPHHGNILIRPRAPESSSPYNFDICLLDHGQYFDVPADLRVNYARFWLALMRPQSEETTRLRKKYARLVGNIEDDMYPYLESAITGRVSMEDSINENPSSSLLGESDSAAQELDKLRSAVMDRDGLIAGVFELLRRVPRLSTTHSAHRIYIIIGQYCTQAVWDADRETIGREYGQMGLSIPLIRQIVGAWWTYASNSIFFGVLGWGMDVDARWRKISHWLHGLTHGGLETASLEVAGLKA, translated from the exons ATGAAGGCTGTCGTGGCCGATGTCTGGGACTACAAGCGGACGTTTGCTCAAGAAGCacacctcggcgacgctcTCGGCGTCCTGACGCCGGAAGAACGTGCCTTGCGCCGTGCGGCCAGGAAGGCGTGCCATCGTCGTTCTGCCCGGCGCATCTTTGAGGCTCTCAAAAAAAACTCTGGCGTGTATGTCAAGATCGGCCAGCATGTGGCGGCCGTGCAAGTGCTCCCAAAAGAGTGGACCGAGGCGATGACGCCTCTTCAGGATCAGTGCTTCCCGACTCGGATCGAAGATATCGACGCAatgctcaaggaggaccTGGGCCTTGGCATCGACGACCTCTTTGTCGACTTTGACCCCCGCCCCATCGGAGTTGCGTCGCTTGCCCAGGTCCACCGCGCAGTCGACAAGCGCACTGGCAGGCCGGTAGCCGTCAAGTTCCAGCACGCCGACCTTGAAGAGTTTGCACTTATCGACATGGCCACGGTCAACTTTGCCATCAACTTTGTCAAGCACGTATTCCCCGACTTTGAGTTTGGCTGGCTCGGTGAGGAAATGAACGAGATGCTGCCACTCGAGATGAACTTTCGTCATGAGGCCGCCAACTCTATGCGCTGCCGTCGCGACTTTCAACACctcaagggcaagacgAGCCTCTATCTCCCAGAGATCCTGTGGGCAGAGCGTCGCTGCCTTGTGATGGAGTATATCAgcggcgtgcgcgtcgacgacctctcCTTCCTGCAACAACATAGCATCGACCGCAACCAGGTCAGCAAGGAGCTTTCGCGTATCTTCTCGCAGATGGTTTACATCAACGGTTTCTTCCACGCGGATCCACACCATGGTAACATTCTCATTCGCCCCAGAGCTCCGgagtcgtcctcgccctaCAACTTTGACATTTGCTTGTTGGACCACGGGCAGTACTTTGATGTTCCAGCCGATCTCCGCGTCAACTACGCCCGCTTTTGGCTCGCCCTGATGCGGCCACAGTCCGAGGAAACCACACGTCTTCGCAAAAAGTACGCTCGACTGGTTGGGAACATTGAGGACGATATG TACCCTTACCTAGAAAGCGCCATCACTGGTCGTGTTAGCATGGAGGACTCCATCAACGAGAATCCGTCCAGCTCGCTGCTGGGCGAGAGTGACTCTGCTGCGCAAGAGCTCGACAAACTTCGGTCAGCCGTCATGGACCGTGACGGCCTCATTGCTGGTGTCTTTGAACTGCTTCGCCGAGTGCCGCG CCTTTCCACGACCCATAGCGCGCACCGCATCTACATCATCATTGGACAGTACTGCACCCAAGCAG TCTGGGACGCAGACCGCGAGACGATTGGGCGCGAGTACGGACAGATGGGTCTGTCGATCCCACTCATACGCCAAATCGTTGGTGCATGGTGGACCTACGCCTCTAACAGCATTTTCTTCGGTGTACTGGGTTGGGGAATGGACGTGGATGCCAGGTGGCGCAAGATTTCTCACTGGCTCCATGGCTTGACGCACGGAGGTCTCGAGACAGCGTCATTGGAGGTGGCGGGCCTCAAGGCCTAA
- a CDS encoding uncharacterized protein (Repeated motif present between transmembrane helices in cystinosin, yeast ERS1p, mannose-P-dolichol utilization defect 1, and other hypothetical proteins) encodes MSALHSAVTTVTHNIPWILSEPAIALIGLKCYNSLVYDFNITDVECLKYALSKGLGFGIVLGGSIVKVPQIMKIVRSGSARGLSLSAYILETASYAISLAYASRSRFPFSTYGENFFITIQNIIITLMILHYNKPKGSTYAGLGRSLSSSHTATRRRVVFGAAIIAASCLYLWNETLCPMSILAILQACTIPLSLLSKAPQILENHTNRSTGNLSAFAVFSALLGCLARLFTTKQEVNDPLIFWGFAGAALLNFVLVLQMLMFWRTTDEQFGSKHKLSGVAIADPGFGLAERKLD; translated from the exons ATGTCAGCGTTGCATTCAGCA GTCACTACTGTAACGCACAACATCCCGTGGATCCTCAGCGAACCAGCCATCGCCTTGATCGGTCTGAAATGTTACAACTCACTCGTTTACGACTTTAACAtcaccgacgtcgagtgTCTCAAGTATGCTCTATCCAAGGGGCTGGGGTTTGGCATTGTCCTCGGAGGTAGCATTGTCAAGGTCCCACAG ATTATGAAGATTGTACGCTCCGGCTCAGCACGCGGTCTGTCGCTCTCAGCCTAT ATCCTCGAGACTGCTTCCTATGCTATCTCGCTGGCCTACGCTtcacgctcgcgcttccCGTTCTCGACCTACGGCGAGAACTTCTTCATCACCATCCAGAACATTATCATCACCCTGATGATCCTGCACTACAACAAACCCAAGGGCTCCACGTACGCCGGTCTTGGACGCTCTCTATCATCTTCACATACCGCTACGCGCCGTAGAGTCGTGTTTGGCGCGGCCATCATCGCTGCTTCGTGCCTCTATCTGTGGAACGAGACATTATGCCCCATGTCGATTC TTGCCATACTGCAGGCCTGCACCATCCCATTGTCATTACTCTCCAAGGCTCCCCAGATTCTGGAAAACCACACCAACCGTTCAACAGGCAACCTGTCGGCGTTTGCAGTATTCAGCGCGCTCTTGGGCTGCCTAGCGCGCCTCTTCACGACCAAGCAGGAGGTGAACGACCCGCTCATTTTCTGGGGGTTTGCAGGTGCTGCACTGTTAAACTTCGTCCTCGTACTGCAGATGCTCATGTTCTGGCGGACCACAGACGAGCAATTCGGCAGCAAGCACAAACTGTCGGGGGTCGCGATTGCAGACCCAGGATTTGGGTTAGCTGAGCGCAAGTTGGATTGA
- a CDS encoding uncharacterized protein (Transcription factor), with protein sequence MEGFQPSPASNDSPTRPVLNRPFSDGSMTVDSSILSSLMNPVQSFSFGPGSMSNQAPFDYNMVSPQQQVIDLPGGTSPHSFQPHAMFGHLNFGAENREPPILSSSLDNNNSGLNLETTNRSRSQSSSRSSHFGKAPVPRSRTGRKLSMNETKPNLSSIRGRTMQPPRSMSFQTDTKPNLINLGPRHNSITSAEYSFEPQYGISIPRNDFGRTLWGPSGSAPSGMDSLPPFGTSADGTAPLESPMTPAQSVQALLGDESRKQRRRECHNQVEKRRREHINAMIEELNKLLPPRFKNPLDPDVAIEDDEDDENGPESPVKKKKSKRAASTSKQQKDAAQCKGRILSDSVQYIRDLQNVTSQQSSRIKYLESLISQGAMSGGPLDGPSHNAYTSDTLEAMGASPEEPERLVSVNQAGWNNFNSATNMLVFEPSPTDASSGPEAHRSTPLSSGSPETDSKDGVVWAGLMELAEETSHPRKNSQAELQSSMSNMDLDVGMDDRRGWAF encoded by the exons ATGGAGGGTTTCCA GCCCTCGCCCGCATCCAACGACAGTCCCACGCGGCCCGTTCTCAATCGCCCGTTCTCTGACGGCTCGATGACCGTCGACTCGTCCATCCTCAGCTCGCTCATGAACCCCGTTCAGTCGTTCTCATTTGGACCCGGGTCAATGTCGAATCAGGCTCCGTTCGACTACAACATGGTGTCGCCACAGCAGCAGGTCATCGATCTTCCTGGGGGCACCTCACCCCACAGTTTCCAGCCTCACGCCATGTTTGGCCATCTCAACTTTGGCGCCGAGAACCGCGAGCCTCCCATACTCTCGTCGTCCCTCGACAACAATAATTCGGGCCTGAACCTCGAGACGACCAATCGGTCGCGATCTCAGTCGTCTTCGCGCTCATCCCACTTTGGCAAAGCGCCAGTCCCTCGTTCTCGTACTGGTCGGAAGCTATCGATGAACGAGACTAAGCCCAATCTCTCATCCATCCGGGGACGCACTATgcagcctcctcgctcgATGTCATTCCAGACTGACACGAAGCCCAACCTCATCAATCTGGGTCCGCGTCACAATTCAATTACGTCAGCCGAGTATTCATTTGAGCCGCAATACGGCATTTCCATCCCCCGGAACGACTTTGGGAGAACCCTTTGGGGTCCTTCTggcagcgcgccgagcggcaTGGACTCTCTGCCGCCTTTTGGCACAAGCGCTGATGGCACCGCCCCACTGGAGAG CCCAATGACTCCAGCGCAGAGCGTCCAGGCTCTCCTTGGCGATGAGAGCCGCAAACAGAGACGCCGCGAATGCCACAACCAGGTAGAGAAGCGCCGCCGGGAGCACATCAATGCGATGATTGAAGAGCTCAACAAACTACTTCCGCCACGCTTCAAGAACCCTCTGGACCCTGACGTGGccatcgaggacgacgaggatgacgagaaTGGGCCCGAATCGCCcgtgaagaagaag AAATCGAAGCGTGCTGCGTCGACTTCCAAGCAGCAGAAGGATGCGGCTCAATGCAAGGGCCGCATTCTATCGGACAGCGTCCAGTATATCCG TGATCTTCAGAACGTGACGTCTCAGCAGTCGTCGCGGATCAAGTACCTTGAGAGTTTGATCAGCCAGGGTGCCATGTCTGGTGGGCCCCTCGACGGCCCGTCGCACAATGCCTATACGTCGGACACGTTGGAGGCAATGGGCGCGAGCCCAGAGGAGCCTGAGCGTCTGGTTTCAGTTAATCAGGCTGGTTGGAACAACTTCAACTCTGCCACAAACATGCTCGTCTTTGAGCCATCTCCGACCGATGCGTCCTCGGGACCCGAAGCCCACCGCTCGACGCCCTTATCGTCAGGCTCTCCCGAGACTGACAGCAAGGACGGCGTCGTGTGGGCGGGCCTGATggagcttgccgaggagacGTCGCATCCTCGCAAGAACTCGCAGGCCGAGCTTCAAAGCTCAATGAGCAACATGGACTTAGATGTGGGAATGGACGACCGGAGGGGGTGGGCATTTTAG
- a CDS encoding uncharacterized protein (Belongs to the DHHC palmitoyltransferase family), with protein MSDTDSSPKRSPWWTRFRESSRSYSHPDPWIRRKIVVIFVLALVVWAGYVAIGRTLVPAIRRRPGATYSRDVGIGLLVTFLILYIMFIWSYLAIILTGPGFANAFVPETEDPSWQTANLTRPQPPRMSESTWLGDPAIQDIPSRPDELPDQYQDNQFMLPPPPPPAMPAGHELPMTFTGGSVRESHPVDLMSFDGRSSQMRPAYPSTSRPPPATQRVPAAVQLAPVPTGSQSSSATPAYKASRIPRPTPPVPLERRWCPHCKIIKPDRTHHCRHCGTCVLQFDHHCVWVGQCVGWRNHAVFITFCFWAGLFCLFSTAVLVVDSCLADEVDGQKIALITMYVIDSYQTLRPSAGILFIFTLLMMLPTHVYLILVGRSTIESFETGTQQRAEEAALKLEFNNPMCPTKDVRAVRKEWKEEYGGVAVNDRWRVGRARDRWRQEMGKSPVGWVLPIGRPLGDGIQYQQNPRFGPNGEWLPMRLWPSEVARERCPIMFGM; from the exons ATGTCCGACACCGACTCTAGCCCCAAGCGGAGCCCGTGGTGGACGCGGTTTCGCGAGAGTTCGCGTTCGTACTCTCACCCAGACCCATGGATCCGCCGCAAGATTGTCGTCAT CTTtgtgctcgccctcgtaGTGTGGGCGGGCTACGTCGCTATCGGGCGCACCTTGGTCCCGGCTATCCGACGCCGCCCGGGTGCGACATACTCGCGCGACGTGGGAATTGGGCTGCTCGTAACCTTCCTGATCCTGTATATCATGTTCATCTGGTCGTATCTAGCG ATCATCTTGACAGGGCCAGGGTTTGCAAACGCG TTCGTCCCAGAAACAGAAGATCCCTCGTGGCAGACAGCCAACTTGACACGCCCACAGCCGCCACGCATGTCCGAGTCGACCTGGCTGGGGGACCCCGCAATTCAAGACATCCCATCAAGACCCGACGAATTGCCGGACCAGTACCAAGACAATCAGTTCATGttgccgcctcctccgccacccGCTATGCCCGCCGGACACGAGCTTCCGATGACATTCACTGGCGGCTCAGTCCGCGAATCCCATCCTGTCGATCTCATGTCGTTCGACGGTCGTTCTTCTCAGATGAGGCCTGCGTACCCATCTACAtcacgccctcctcctgctACCCAGAGGGTACCTGCCGCCGTGCAGCTGGCCCCGGTTCCCACCGGCTCTCAATCGTCCTCTGCGACGCCAGCCTACAAGGCCTCACGGATACCTCGACCAACGCCGCCCGTGCCTCTAGAGCGCAGGTGGTGCCCGCACTGCAAGATCATCAAGCCGGACCGAACACACCACTGCCGCCATTGCGGAACTTGTGTTCTCCAGTTTGACC ACCACTGCGTTTGGGTCGGGCAATGTGTCGGATGGAGGAACCACGCA GTATTTATCACGTTCTGCTTCTGGGCCGGCTTGTTCTGCCTCTTCAGCACTGCCGTTCTCGTAGTGGACTCATGTCtcgcggacgaggtcgacggccAGAAGATCGCCCTGATCACCATGTACGTGATCGATTCGTACCAAACGCTGAGGCCCAGTGCGGGCATCCTGTTCATCTTCACACTCCTCATGATGCTCCCGACCCACGTCTATCTCATCTTGGTGGGGAGGTCGACGATTGAGTCCTTCGAGACTGGCACCCAACAgagggcggaggaggcggcgctaAAGCTCGAGTTCAACAATCCCATGTGTCCAACCAAGGACGTACGTGCGGTCCGGAAGGAATGGAAAGAAGAGTATGGCGGGGTCGCGGTCAACGACCGTTGGCGAGTGGGACGGGCGAGAGACCGGTGGAGGCAGGAGATGGGCAAGTCGCCCGTCGGATGGGTCT TACCGATCGGGCGCCCGCTAGGCGATGGTATCCAATACCAGCAAAATCCACGCTTCGGACCAAACGGCGAGTGGTTGCCCATGCGCCTGTGGCCATCAGAGGTGGCGAGAGA ACGCTGCCCTATAATGTTTGGGA TGTGA